TTAAGCGGGTTGTTAGGATCAGCGCCAACTTCGATGTTGTCGTTGATGCCGTCGTTATCAGTGTCAGCATCATATGGATCAGTAGTTGCGATAATTTCATTAGCAGTGCTCAAGCCGTCGTCATCATCGTCAAAGTCACGATAATCGGGAATGCCATCACTATCAGTTTGAGTAGTGCCTTCAACCGAATCATTAATCCCGTCATTATCGCTATCAAGATCAAGCGCGTCTATGTTATCAGTACCGTCAGTATTAATTGCTGAGCCACCATTGGTTTCGACATAATCACTGATACCATCTCCGTCACTATCAGCAGAATCAGGGTTAGTGCCTAAAGATGCTTCAACCGTGGAGCTTAAACCATCTTCATCAGCGTCGGTAATGGCTAAAGTAATAGAGTTGCTGTTTTGCGGAGCAGTATAAGTTGATTCGACAGTTGCAATATTAATGATACTGTTTGAGCTTGTTACACTAACACTGGTTTGTACTTGAAAAGTAACTGTAGCATCATCGCCAGCATTAAGTGAAGCAAGATTAACTGTAATAGCTTGTGAGGTTGTTACATCATAATCACCTTCATCATCACTACCAGCATCAGTTATAGCTGATGGGCCACTGCCAGTATCAAGAGTAATGCTGTTAGATATGTAACTAGTTTTGGCAGGTATAATGTCAGTCAAAACCAAACCGGTAGCATTAATACTTGAAGTGTTGGTGATCACTAGACTATAAGTAATAGTGTCATTAGGTCCGAGTAAAGTTGGTGCACTGGCACTTAGCACATAGGTGAACGTAGGATAAGCGACCGTAGTACTAACGGTATTTGAGGTTAAAGTTACCCCAGTAAAAGTATCACTAGATGCTCGCGCATAGTTTGTTACCGCACTACCTTCTGGTAGTGGTTGCAAAATAGCAGTAAAAGTACAAGTTATATTTGCACTTGGATCAACATCACCCAGATCCCAACTTACACTACGGCTGCTGCCAGTATAAGTTATGGTGCCTGCACCACTAAATTCTGAACTTGGGGTACAGGTTGTACCAGAGACATAATCGATACCTTCGGTAAGTGAATCAGAGATAACTACATTGTCAGCTTGATTAGAGATATCAATATTTTGCAATGTAATTGTGTAAGTAAGATTTGTATTAATTGCAGCGTTGCTTTGGTCAACGGCTTTAGTTAAGGCTAAATAAGCTTTAGAAATTGTATGCATAGTAGATGGCGTAAGTATTAAACCAGACCATTCGCCATCAGCATGGGCATTAAGTGTATAACTTTGGTTAGTTAAACCAGAGCTAAAAGTTAATTGATAGGTAAGAGTTAAAGTTTCAAAGTTATCAAGATTTTCAGTTGGTGATAACGTCCAAGATAGGGTGCGTATTCCACCATTTATGCTATCGCTTGGTTCAAGATTAAAGGTGCTTAGATCAGGTCGTTCAAAAGTTGCTGTCCCTGGTTTATAAGTAATGGTATCTGGAAAGCTTACCGAATAGCTAGTATTGCTAATAGTGTCATAGTTGCCTGATGTGATTTCAACAATTATTTGGGCATCGCCACCTGATGCGGCAATCAAAGTGTCTGACTTATTCATATTGAGGGATAAAATCGGATCAACGAAATCTTGTGCTAATGGTAATACGGTGTAGCCGAGATCAAGCCCATGATCTGCAGGGGGAGCATTATGAGCTTCACCATATGAGATAGCAATTGGGCCGCTTGCAGTTATATTAGTGCCTGCATTATCGTCATCAGTAGTATCGTAAAATTGGTATATATCTAATGTATTAAGTATTTGACTAGTTGTTCGAGTGCCATCGTCATTACTAATATTTATTGTAGTATTATCGTAAAGTGGAGTAATCCATATTGGTGAGCCGTTTGTCGCACCTGCAGGAGGATTAATTCCTGTAGGTGACCAAGGTATAAAATATTCGTTTTTCAACATACGTGAGGGCATGAGTGAAAAGCCCCAATCATGGCTTCGATCAAGATAATCAATATCTATTACTCCCCAAAAAAGTTGGTCACCACTAATACGCAAACCTGACCCAGCTATTAAGCCAGAACCGGTCAGAACCGATAAGGCGCTTGCAGATTTTGCAGGAATTACATAAGGTCCACGCTCACCACTGCTATCATAAAAAGAAACCGTAAGTGCGGTACTATTAGGATTAAAAATATAGGCATTTACACGATAAGTATTATTACCTGTAATTGGTACTACATAATCGCGTCCCCATAATCTAATAGGAATAGCGCTAAATAAATCAGAGCGATAAGTTGTATGGTGCCCGGTTATAATACCTACCTGAATATCTTTTGCGGCCCTAACAATAGTACCAGCAAGTACATTAAGACTGCTTGCGGTGGTCTCGTCAAGATAACCATTAGTTGAATACGACTGACCTTTATTTAAAGTTACTTGCACCGTACCATTACTATTACTAATACTAACTAGGTTGTCATCTTCATACGATACTACAGTTAAGTCTACATATTCAAACGGTTTATAATGATTATTATCATATAAATCTGTACCAATTGGGATATGATATTCACGATAACCTGTGAGTGTTTGTTTGGCGTAAACTTCTATAGCACCGCCCATTTGATTGTAGGTAGTATTTGCTGGATACATATTTATTACAAGATTTATAGGGCCACCAACACTAACAACGCGGTCGCCGCCATCATAGCGAGTTAATGTGCCTCGGGGTATTGGAATAAAACAATTTTTTTCTGGAGAAGTGTCATTACAGCCCTCGCTTGTGCCATTAGCACTAGCAAATGATAAAGTTTCGCCGCGATTGAGGTTATATACTTCAGTGGTAGGTCCTTGCGAGTTAAAAATGTCAGTATCATAACCATCTTCCCAATGGTCATAATAAACTTTTTCATTGTCAGTAGTTGCAACTATTGAGATTACACTAACCATACCGCCAGAAAGGGCAGGTGCAAGAACTCTCATGAACTCATAAACATGACTCGCGCGCCCGACTACATAGTATTCTTGCACACCGGCACTGATGCCTTGCTCTTGCGCAAGTGATGATGACGGCGGTGAGCTAATGGCTATCAGCGAAAAGATTGAGAGCGAGAATAACAAAACAGAACGAGATAGATTGTGCGGCATGCCTTTATTCTCCACGTGGCCGAAGAACTATACTTAAATAAACGGATCAATTATATTATAAGTTTAGCCTACCCTGGGTACAGCCGCACTAGGATGATTACTATTGCTTTTTTTTAAAACTATTTAGATCAGCTCTGCTAATGTATTAGTAGGTATACTCGATTAATACATTTATAAAGCGTGAACCAATTTACCCATTTTAGTAACCCACGCAGTAGTGCTACGCTCAGCAGTTATAAGCGGCGCTTTATGCGAAAACGCTAATTCAATATAAACAGCGTCATACATAGTGGCCTGATAATCTAAGGCACGATGTAATACCGCGAGATTATTAGGTTCGGCTAATTTTAAGGGTGCCTCTAAATGCAATTGATAAATTTCATATGCAAGATTGGTGGCAAGCTCACCACGACGTACGTAGGTGCGCAAAACATTGCCAAATTCCCAATAATGTAGTGAGGGTACAATAATAGATATTTCATTGTTTATCAGACGCTGTTGCCAGTTGCGCGCCGCTGTTGCGATTTTTTCATTCAAATACCAAGCGCAAGCTACACTAGTGTCAAGAATATAGGTTTTCATTAGCGTTCACGGTCTTGCCGCAATATTTCATAACTACTTTCACGAAAACGTGTGTTCGCCACAGCTTGTTGAACTTTAAGAAGGCGTTCTTTATAGGTTTTGCGGCATTGTTCTTCAGAACGTACTTCTACAAAAAGTCGCAAGGCTTCTTCGACCAAAGCACTTTTACTTGTCGCTTGTGACAGTCGCAGTGCTTCACTAATTAAATCGTCATTAAGTACAATATTAGTTCTCATACACCAAACCATACACCAGTGTAATTAATTGTCAATATGATATAACTGTAAGTGAACTGTAAGTAGTAAAAGTTTTTAAACAACCTATGCAAGATGAGTTAGAAGTTGTTATTTAAGATAATCTGCGTTTTTAGTATTACGGCAAGCTTGTAAATATTAGAGATATATATAATTTAGGCACCAACTATGTTGAGCTTAATATAAGGAAAACTTTCATGACTTTGTGGTTAGCGTTAGTTACAACTTTTTTATATCCCGCACTTGCAACTGCTAATGAAGCCGGTGGTCATGCTGACCCAGTAACTAATGTTGCCCTTTTTTTGGTAATCATTCTTGTTGCAGCCAGCTTAGGTGGTGATTTAGCGGTTAGATTAGGTCAGCCAGCAGTACTTGGTGAATTGATTGGCGGCGTAATTGTCGGAAACCTTTCATTGTTAGGCTTTCATGGTTTTGAAGCTATCAAAACCGATGCTGCAATTGACATGCTCTCGCGTATTGGAGTGCTGATTTTGCTTTTTGAAGTTGGACTTGAATCAACAGTTGGGCAAATGCTGAAAGTTGGGCTTTCCTCACTTTTAGTAGCGATGTTCGGTGTCATTGCGCCTTTTGCTCTTGGTTGGGGAGTAAGCTCTTGGCTAATGCCTCACGAAAGTTCTTACGTACACGCATTTATTGGTGCCACCTTAACCGCTACCAGCGTGGGTATTACCGCCCGAGTGTTAAAAGACCTCAATAAATCAAAAAGCACTGAAGCGCGTATCATACTAGGGGCAGCGGTTATCGACGACGTGCTAGGTCTAGTTATTTTGGCGGTGGTCACAGGAATAATTGTTGCGGCAAACAAAGGTGCAGAATTTACCCCGAGTGAAGTTGCTTTAACATTAGCCAAAGCCATTGGTTTTTTAGTTGGCGCATTAGTGTTAGGCTTACTTTTATCTAAACGTTTGTTTGTGCTAGCTTCAAAAATGCGCGCCCGTGGTATGTTGCTTGCCACTGGTCTTAGTTTTTGTTTCTTTCTTTCATGGCTGGCTGGTTTAATAGGTTTAGCTCCTATAGTTGGTGCATTTGCTGCTGGTCTCATTTTAGAAGAGACACATTATCATGATTTTATCGATCGCGGTGAACATAGTCTTGATGAATTGATTCATCCGATATCATCATTTTTAGTGCCGGTCTTTTTTGTGGTTATGGGTATGCGCACCGATATTCGCTCATTTATGCAGCCAGGTGTTTTAGGTTTAGCAGTGGCCCTCACGGTGGTGGCGATTATTGGTAAACAAATTTGTTCGCTCGGAGTGTTAGGCAAAGGTATTGATAGATTATCTGTTGGTATTGGGATGATTCCGCGTGGTGAGGTTGGGCTTATCTTCGCCAACATCGGTTTGGCTCTTTATATCGGTGGTCATGAAGTTATTAATCAAGCGACATTTTCTGCGGTAGTGGTGATGGTTATTGTGACTACATTAGTTACCCCACCATTACTTAAATGGAGCTTAGGGCGCATTGATAAAAAAGGCAGCAAGGCTACATAAATATACTGAGAATACTATTAGTAATAAATCAAGAGCAGCCGCTAGTTGAACCGCAGTTCTGACATTTATAACAAGCACCGCTGCGAATCATGATTGAGCCGCACTCAGAACAGCTAGGTGCATCTGCTTGGGTTGCAAATACTGCTTTCTCATTAAGTTCAATACCAGGCAAAGTTTTTTGCGCCGATAAAACCATTGAACTTAAATCTTGCGGAGCTGCGGGTTGCATAGCATCATTAACAAACTTTAAAGCTAACCAGCGGAAGATATAATCAGTGATTGACTTAGCTATAGGTATTTCACGATTACCGGTAAAGCCAGATGGTTCATAACGAGTATGAGAAAACTTGTCGGCTAATACTCGCAACGGCACGCCATATTGTAGTGCTAATGAAATTGAGGTTGCCAAAGAATCCATTAGACCAGAAATAGTTGAACCTTCTTTACTCATGGTAATAAAGACTTCGCCCGGTGTACCATCTTCATATAAACCAACGGTGATGTAACCTTCGTGACCAGCAATAGAGAATTTGTGGGTTATTGCTTGCCGCTCATCAGGTAAACGACGACGCGCTGGCGCAATTTTTGTCGCAGTTTCTTTTTTGTCGGTTGTTAGTGAAGTATTTAGTGGCTGCGAGCGTTTACAACCATCACGATAGATCGCAATAGATTTTAAACCTAATTTCCAGGCTTGGATATAAGTATCAGCAATTTCATTGGCGGTTGCTTCGTTAGGCATGTTAACGGTTTTAGAAATTGCTCCAGAAATAAAAGGCTGTACTGCCGCCATCATACGAACATGCCCCATGGGAGCAATTGAACGTTTGCCTTTTAATGGTTTAAAGGCGCAGTCAAATACGGCTAAATCTTGCATTTTTAATAAGGGCGCACCTTCAATCGTTTCTTCTTTTTCGAGATACTCAAGAATTGCAGCTTTAGTGCCATTTTGATAGCCAAGACGATCAAGGGCTTCTGGCACTGTGCCATTAACCATTTTTAATAAGCCACCACCAACTAGCTTTTTATATTTTACTAGAGAAATATCAGGCTCGATACCGGTAGTATCGCAATCCATCATGAAGCCAATGGTGCCGGTAGGGGCTAGCACGGTAACCTGAGCATTGCGGTAACCAAAGGTTTTACCTAACTCAAGTGCATCATTCCAAACGACTTTAGCTGGTTGCAGTAATGATGGTGGTACTAATGAGTCATCAATATCATCAGCA
This Deltaproteobacteria bacterium DNA region includes the following protein-coding sequences:
- a CDS encoding cation:proton antiporter, which produces MTLWLALVTTFLYPALATANEAGGHADPVTNVALFLVIILVAASLGGDLAVRLGQPAVLGELIGGVIVGNLSLLGFHGFEAIKTDAAIDMLSRIGVLILLFEVGLESTVGQMLKVGLSSLLVAMFGVIAPFALGWGVSSWLMPHESSYVHAFIGATLTATSVGITARVLKDLNKSKSTEARIILGAAVIDDVLGLVILAVVTGIIVAANKGAEFTPSEVALTLAKAIGFLVGALVLGLLLSKRLFVLASKMRARGMLLATGLSFCFFLSWLAGLIGLAPIVGAFAAGLILEETHYHDFIDRGEHSLDELIHPISSFLVPVFFVVMGMRTDIRSFMQPGVLGLAVALTVVAIIGKQICSLGVLGKGIDRLSVGIGMIPRGEVGLIFANIGLALYIGGHEVINQATFSAVVVMVIVTTLVTPPLLKWSLGRIDKKGSKAT
- a CDS encoding DUF11 domain-containing protein, which encodes MPHNLSRSVLLFSLSIFSLIAISSPPSSSLAQEQGISAGVQEYYVVGRASHVYEFMRVLAPALSGGMVSVISIVATTDNEKVYYDHWEDGYDTDIFNSQGPTTEVYNLNRGETLSFASANGTSEGCNDTSPEKNCFIPIPRGTLTRYDGGDRVVSVGGPINLVINMYPANTTYNQMGGAIEVYAKQTLTGYREYHIPIGTDLYDNNHYKPFEYVDLTVVSYEDDNLVSISNSNGTVQVTLNKGQSYSTNGYLDETTASSLNVLAGTIVRAAKDIQVGIITGHHTTYRSDLFSAIPIRLWGRDYVVPITGNNTYRVNAYIFNPNSTALTVSFYDSSGERGPYVIPAKSASALSVLTGSGLIAGSGLRISGDQLFWGVIDIDYLDRSHDWGFSLMPSRMLKNEYFIPWSPTGINPPAGATNGSPIWITPLYDNTTINISNDDGTRTTSQILNTLDIYQFYDTTDDDNAGTNITASGPIAISYGEAHNAPPADHGLDLGYTVLPLAQDFVDPILSLNMNKSDTLIAASGGDAQIIVEITSGNYDTISNTSYSVSFPDTITYKPGTATFERPDLSTFNLEPSDSINGGIRTLSWTLSPTENLDNFETLTLTYQLTFSSGLTNQSYTLNAHADGEWSGLILTPSTMHTISKAYLALTKAVDQSNAAINTNLTYTITLQNIDISNQADNVVISDSLTEGIDYVSGTTCTPSSEFSGAGTITYTGSSRSVSWDLGDVDPSANITCTFTAILQPLPEGSAVTNYARASSDTFTGVTLTSNTVSTTVAYPTFTYVLSASAPTLLGPNDTITYSLVITNTSSINATGLVLTDIIPAKTSYISNSITLDTGSGPSAITDAGSDDEGDYDVTTSQAITVNLASLNAGDDATVTFQVQTSVSVTSSNSIINIATVESTYTAPQNSNSITLAITDADEDGLSSTVEASLGTNPDSADSDGDGISDYVETNGGSAINTDGTDNIDALDLDSDNDGINDSVEGTTQTDSDGIPDYRDFDDDDDGLSTANEIIATTDPYDADTDNDGINDNIEVGADPNNPLNSDGDADIDAKDIDSDNDGLLDANEGTGNIDSDSLPNYRDPDDDGDGISTAQEILDATAMADDDPDNDLTLSWYDTNSDGDSNNDATEGRGDNDGDGILNYLDADDNDGPTGDADGDGVTNSDEITNGTNPNDSDSDDDGVNDGDEITNGTNPNDTDTDDDGLSDGDEITNGTNPNDSDSDNDGLNDNDEVTAGTNPNDIDSDDDGVPDDNEVDYNQDTDDDGLINALDPDSDNDGIFDGTESGVTEPTTGTDVDNGAFVSDADPTTTTDPTSADSDGSGATDGAEDANHDGQIDTGETDPNNPADDGGVIDSDNDELSDAEEINFGTNPNDADSDDDGVLDGDEDNWSHDTDGDGIINTLDPDSDNDHILDGTESGVTTPSSDTVVSNGHFIPDADPSTTTSMVSSGTDGGILDDGAEDTNHNGRIDSGETDPNNFTDDVSVIDSDGDGLSDAEENMLGTDPNNVDSDSDGVNDAIDECPTDATNQCNSSSSASSTTPISSIVNYKLAGGACHALPASSMGIMSVLSALLLAIRRKRANKNSY
- a CDS encoding type II toxin-antitoxin system VapB family antitoxin, giving the protein MVWCMRTNIVLNDDLISEALRLSQATSKSALVEEALRLFVEVRSEEQCRKTYKERLLKVQQAVANTRFRESSYEILRQDRER
- a CDS encoding type II toxin-antitoxin system VapC family toxin, producing the protein MKTYILDTSVACAWYLNEKIATAARNWQQRLINNEISIIVPSLHYWEFGNVLRTYVRRGELATNLAYEIYQLHLEAPLKLAEPNNLAVLHRALDYQATMYDAVYIELAFSHKAPLITAERSTTAWVTKMGKLVHAL